Genomic segment of Rhodococcus sp. W8901:
TCCCCCGCCGCGGCACCCGCCGCCCACAGCGCCTCCCGCCGCGAGATCCCGAAGCAGCCCAGTGCCCCGGACGTGGCCAGCGACTCGGCCTGCGCCGTGCTCAGTTCCACCCGCCCGGTCAGGTTCAGGAACGAGGTGAACGGCCCGTCCTCGTCGCGGGCCGCGACGATCCGCTCGGCCAACGCGGTCCCGATGTTGCGGACCTCCCCCAACCCCAGCCGCACCTCGGTGCCGGCCGCCTCCACCGTCGCGTGCGGGAGGCTCGCGTTGACGTCCGCCCCGTGCACCGTCACCCCGTGCCGCCGGGCGTCGGCCACCAGCGACTGCGGCGAGTAGAAGCCCATCGGCTGCGCCCGCAGCAGCCCGGCACAGAACGCCGCCGGATGGTGCAGCTTGAACCACGACGAGTAGAAGACCAGCGACGCGAAGCTCTGCGAATGACTCTCGGGGAAACCGAAGTTCGCGAACGCGTACAGCTTCTCGTAGATCCGGTCGGCCACCTCGCCGGTGATGCCGTGCAGCTCCCGCATGCCGTCGTAGAGCCGCCCGCGCAGGCGTTCCATCTTCTCCGGTGAGCGCTTGGACCCCATCGCCCGCCGCAATTGGTCGGCCTCGGCGGCGGTGAATCCGGCGACGTCGACGGCCATCTGCATGAGCTGCTCCTGGAACAGCGGAACCCCCAGCGTCCGTTCCAGTGCCTTCTCGAGACACGGATGGTCGTACGTGACGGGTTCGCGGCCGTTGCGGCGTCGGATGTAGGGGTGCACCGAGCCGCCCTGGATCGGCCCGGGGCGGATCAGCGCGACCTCCACGACGAGGTCGTAGAAGTTGCGGGGCTTCAGCCGCGGCAGCGTCGCCATCTGGGCGCGGGACTCCACCTGGAACACGCCCACCGAGTCGGCCCGCTGCAGCATCTCGTACACCGCCTGCTCGGACAGGTCGAGTTGCGCCAGGTCCACGGCGATCCCCTTGTGCTCGGCGACCAGGTCGATCATGTAGTGCAGCGCCGAGAGCATGCCGAGGCCCAGCAGGTCGAACTTCACCAGTCCCACTGCGGCGCAGTCGTCCTTGTCCCACTGCAGGACGCTGCGGTTCTCCATGTGCGCCCATTCCACCGGGCACACGTCGGCGATGGGCCGGTCGCAGATCACCATGCCGCCGGAGTGGATCCCGAGGTGTCGTGGGAAGCCCTCGATCTGGGCGGCCAACTCCAGGACCGCCGAGGGGATGTCGGTGCCGGTCTCCGCGCCGACACCGCTCCACCTGCTGACCTGTTTGCTCCACGCGTCCTGCTGCCCCTGCGAGAAGCCGAGCGCGCGGGCCATGTCCCGCACCGACGACCTGCCCCGGTAGGTGATGACGTTGGCGACCTGCGCGGCGTACTCGCGGCCGTACTTGGTGTAGACGTGCTGGATGGCCTCCTCCCGGCGGTCGGATTCGATGTCGACGTCGATGTCGGGCGGGCCGTCGCGTTCGGGCGAGAGGAACCGTTCGAACAGCAACTGGTTGCGCACCGGGTCCACGTTGGTGATGCCGATCGCGTAGCAGACGGCCGAGTTGGCCGCCGATCCTCTTCCCTGACAGAGGATGTCGTTGTCCTTGCAGAACGAGACGATGTCGTGGACCACGAGGAAGTACCCGGGAAAGTTGAGCCTCTCGATGATTCCGAGTTCGTGTTCGATCTGCTCGTAGGCGGCCGAATTCGATGACGGCGGCCCGTAACGCCGACGCGCACCCCGCATGGCGAGCTCACGCAGCCAACTCGCCTCGGTGTGCCCGTCCGGGACGTCGAACGGCGGCAGTTGCGGCGCGATCAGCCGCAGGTCGAACGCGCACTCGAGCCCCAACTCGGCCGCACCCGACACGGCTTGCGGGTACTGCGCGAACAGTCGCGCCATCTCCACCCCCGACCGCAGGTGCGCGCCGCCGGTGGGAGCGAGCCAGCCCGCCGCCTCGTCGAGACTCTGCCGGGCCCGCACCGCGGCCATCGCCATCGCGAGCCGTCGCCGTGACGGTCCCGCGAAGTGCGCAGCCGTGGAGGCGATCACGGAAAGGCCTTGCCGCCCGGCCAGTTCTGCGAGCCGCGCGTTGATCTCGTCGTCCTCCGGCAGCCCACGATGCGTCAGTTCGACCGTCACCCGATCCGCACCGAAGCGGTCGACGAGATCATGTAGGGCGGCGGCGGCCGCTTCGGGGCCACCCGCCGCGAGCGCGCTCCGCACGTGACCCTTGCGGCAGCCGGTGAGGATCTGCCAGTGCCCGCCGGCGGCCTCCGTGAGCGCGTCGTAGTCGTAGCGCGGCTTGCCCTTCTCACCGCCGGCCAGGTGCGCGGCCGCGATCTGACGGGACAGTCGCCGGTAGCCCTCCTGCCCGCGCGCCAGCACCAGCAGGTGGGTACCGTCCGGATCGGGGATGCCGGTACGCGGCGCCGCGTCGAGCGACAACTCGGCCCCGAACACCGTCCGCATGTTCAGTTCCTTCGCGGCCTCGGCGAATCGGACCACCCCGTACAGCCCGTCGTGGTCCGTCAGCGCGATCGCGTCGAGACCGAGCCTCACCGCCTCCTCCACCAACTCCTCGGGCGGGCTGGCACCGTCGAGGAAGCTGAAGGCCGAGTGCGTGTGCAGTTCCGCGTAGGGAACGGTGGCACCGACGGGCCGGGACGTCGCCCCTCGATAGTCTCCGCGCTTACGGGACCACGCGGGACTGTCGCCGCCGTCGCCCGGGAACTCCGAATCCCGACGCGGCCGCCCCGACAGCACCCGCTCCATCTCCGCCCACGTCGGCGGACCGTTGCCCCATCCCATCCCTCTGCAGCCTTCCCGCAGGCACCAGCCCGCACATCAGGGAAGATGCCGACGAGGAAGACGCATCTTTCGAACTCGTGTTCGATTGATTCGAGTCTGACACGTGCGCCCGGCGGGGTCAACGCGGACCCAGCCGGGCAACCGCCTATTTCCGGTCGAGGCTGCGATAGGTGATGGTCTCGAAGTCGAGATAGCCCCCTATCGACGCCGGGTCGACGAACGGCAGGATCTGCGTCGCCCAGAATCCGGCGATACCGCTGCGTCGGTCGATCCAGTAGTAGAGGTTCGCGAGCCCGGCCCAGCCGAGAGACCCGGCCGGCCGGCCCGTCGGCGCGTCCTCGTCGTTGACCATGAACGTGTACGCCCACGACTTGCGCCGGCCGGGGAAGAACTCCGCGTCGTGCGAGAGTTCGGGCTCGACGCCGGGCAGCATCGTCACCTGCTGACCGTCCAACCCGTTCAGCACGGCCTGCCGCACAGTGTCCGGAGCGAGGACACGCCCGTGCTCGCCCGCCCCGTCACCGAGCCACATGCGGAGGAACTTCGTGTAGTCACCGGCCGTCGAGTAGAGCCCGTGCCCACCCATGTGCACCTCGGGATCCTGCGGCAGCACCAGATCCAGCGGTTCCAGGGTCCCGTCGGGCCGGCGTTGGTGGATCGTGGCGCGACGCGAGTTCATCGTCGGGTCGAGTGTGAACGCGGTGTCCGTCATCCCCAGCGGGGCGAAGATGCGTTCGGCCATCACGTCACCCAACCGCTCACCTCTGACAGCCTCGACCACGAGGCCGGCCCAGTCGATGTTCGAACCGTACTGCCAGCGTTCACCGGGCTCGAACAGCAGCGGCGTCTCCAACGACGCCCGGGTCCCGGTGATGATGCTGGGCTGACCGTGCTCGACCGCCAGGCGGTGGTAGGTCTCGTCGAAGAAGGAGTATCCGAGTCCCGCGGTGTGCAGCAACAGCATGCGCGTGGTGATCTCACGCCGGGGCGCCCGCAGCACCGGGGCCCCCGACGCATCGAACCCGTCGATCACCTGGAGCTTTCCGATCTCCGGGAGGTAACGTGCTGCCGGCGCATCCAGGTCGACGAGCCCCTCCTCCACGCACTGCAGCACGGCGGTGCCGGTGATCGCCTTCGTCGTCGAGAACATCGCGAAGACCGTGTCGAGGGTCATCGGCTGCTGTGTGTCACCGACCGATCGGAGCCCGGCCGCACCCTCGAACACGGTGCCGTTCCGGTCCGTCAGCATCGCGACCACACCGGGCACCTGCCCGGCACCGCCGGCCGCCGTCACGTCACGCAGGACGGCGTTCAGTTCCGAATCACGTTGGCCCATGGTTTTTCTCCTGTCGGCGAGAAGTCGTTGCAGGAGAGCAACCTACGAGGATCTGCGCGGCACCCATGTCCCCGATCGGCAACACCCGTCCCGAATCGGCAGCCGTTCGTGAGCCGCGTCACCCCTGCGCGCGACTCAGGGTGTCCGACGGATTCTCGCCGAATCGCCGCCGGTAGGCGGCTGCGAACACACCCATGTTCACGTACCCCCACGCACCGGCGGCGGCAGCGACCGTGGATGTCGACGACGACAGTTCTCGCCGCACCCCCTGCAACCGCTGCTCCCGCAGACAGTCTCGCGGCGTGATCCCGAGGTACTCACGGAACGCGCCGGACAGGGCACGCACGCTGACACCGACCGACCCCGCAACCTCCGACACGGTCGGTAGGTCCTGCGCATTGTCCTCGATGTAGCGCACGGCGCGCCGGACATAGCCCGGGGCACGCACACCGCTGGTCGACACCGGATCGATGCCGGCGTCGGCGGCCCACTCGGCGAGCAGCTGCGCGGCGATCAGTTCCTGCAGGTTCAGCCGGACACGTTCGTGATCGACCAGGTTCCGTGCACTCGACAGGGTGCGAGTGACGTACTCCATCAACCCGAGCCACGGGCCGCCCGGCCCACCGATGACGCACTTGTGCCGCCACAATCGGTCGTCGGGCATCCACCCCCACCAGCTCAGTGCCAGATCGGCGAGCATTCGGTGCGGAATCGTGAGGTTCAGTTGCAGGTGCGCGGCGTCCGCGTCGAACCGGTAGTCGACCCGACTGCAGTCGGCGACGAAGGTCTCCCCGGTCGTCAGATCGACACTCGACTTCGCAGTGATCTCGTGCCGCGTCCACCCGGCGAGTGTGGTGAGCACCAGGATGTTGCCCGCCTCCGGGGCGAACTCGCCGATCGTCACCGGGATTCCGTAGCTGAACCGGGTCAACGTCATCTCACCGATCTCCGCCGAGAACATGCTGGACGCAGGGGCGAGCGCGCGGCCGACCGGTCGCACCTCGTACGGCATGTAGACCGCGTCCGACCACTGCTTGATCTCGTCCCAGTCGGTGACCAGTCCCGCCGCCCGCTCATCGCGGGTCCGGGGATCGAATGTCGATGACACACCGGGAGCATAGGCAGCTTCGCCCCGACCGGGAACCTCCTCGGCGTCCCGGCGCCGTTCGCGGATCAGGAATCGGCGATCCACGTGTCCCAGGCAGGCCGGGTCAGTTCTGCGAGCTCCCGGTACCCACCGCTGTCCGGGTGTGCGCCGTCGCCGTTGCGTACCTCCTCCGCCCAGACCGCGTTGCCCGACAACTCCGCGAACACCGCGACGTACGGCACCCCGGCACCGAGGCACACGTCGGCGAAGGATCGGTCCAATCGTGCCGTCCGCTCGTTCTGCCCGACGTCCGCGATCGGCGGCGGTCCGACGACCAGCGCCCGCCACCCGACGCTGCCGCATTCCTTCAGTACCGCGGCCAGATTCTCCACGGACCGGGCAGGGTCGACCCGCACCGATCCGTTCTCGACGGTCGTGTCGTTGACGCCGAACGAGAACACCACGCGCCCTTCGCAACCGGACGGCAGTCGGGGCGTGCACTCCCCCAGCCAGCGGTCGCGGATCTCGCTCGACGTCTGCCGGCGCACCCCGAGGTTGTAGGCCGTCAGACCCGCCCGCGCCGTTCCCGCCGCGAGTCGGCCCGCCCACCCCAGGTACTCGGAATCACCGACCCCCGCAACGAAGGAGTCGCCGACGAAACACACCCGCACATCATTCATAGCCATGATGATGTCAGCGTCGACGTCCGAACCAACCCCGCTTGCGCTTGCTCTGCCCGGCATCGAACCTCAGCCGTAGGACGGTGCGTTCGGGATCGATGTCGCTCGGGGCGTGATCGACGACGATCTCGGCGACCTCGGTGCTCCCGATCGTGTCGCCGTCGTTGATGACGGGGCCTTCCTCGAGAAGGTACGAGGTGATGCCGGTGAGACGGTCGAACGTGTCGCCGGCGGACTCGGGGGTGTCCGGGATCTCGATGTCCGGGAGGTCGAGCATGTCGAGACCTCGTGTGTGACCGGTCATCACGCCGTCGGGGCGCCGGCCGACGTTGATCGCGACCCAGGCGAGCAACGGCGGCTCGGGCAGCACGTCCTTCACGAGGTCACGGAACAGTGCGGGCAGGATGATGTGATTCGCACTGCCGAAGTACACGGCGCGGATGGTGCCGCTGAGCGCGACGAGCGACGCGACGACACGGGACAACAACACCGCGTCCGCGATCGCGTCCTCGTCGGCGCTTCCCGGACGGAGCACGGTGACGATCGTGTGCGCGGTGTAGTCGGTAGGAGCGGGCACCTCCTTCGGCCACAGCCGACTGTGCCCGGCGATGTCGGCGACGTCGTCGCCCACCGGGGAAGGAACCGTGAGCAGCGCAATCATCCTGCCGTCCAGGTCGAGACACACCGGCCCGTCCCGGTCTGCGGACTCGTCCCGATCGACGGCAAGGCCGGAGAGTTCGACGTCCGGCCAGTCCAGCCGCATTTGCGCGGTGAGCGCTTCGGCAGTGACGTCGGCGTCGAGCCGGTCCCGGAACAGCATCGCGAGCGCGGGCATGGGCTCCCTCGGAGAATCGTGTGCGTATTGACGCGATCGGCGACCGCACGGGATGCTTCCAGGACCGCGTCGCGCTACACCCTATCCGCGGACCGGACATCCTCGACATTCTGCCCACGCGGCGGACAGCCGACGACCCCGCGACCGAATCAGTCGAACCCGAACCACGAATCCGGCGCGAACACCTCGTAGTGGACCTTCTCCGGCGAAATACCTTTGACGACAGCGATCCTGCGAACCTGTCGCATGAATCGCGGTGATCCGCACAGGTATACCTCAGCGCCGCTGTCCCATTCGCGGTCACGCAGAAGTGGCACCGCCTCCTCCGCGTCGTCGACGTAGTACGTCTCGAGCCACGAATAGCCGGGATACGCCTCGAGGAGACCGAGGATTCGATTCCGATGAGCGAACGACTGCTCGTCCTTGTCGACGTGCACCACATAGACCGGCCGGGTGTCCCGCACGGCGATCATCTCCTGCAGGATCGCGACGGTCAGCGACGAGCCGACACCGGACGAGCCGAGCACGACCGGGTTGTCGTTCCGGACCGGGTACGCGGTCCCGGACGGGATGGACACCACCAGCGGATATCCGATCCCGGCCTCGGCGATCAGCTTGTTCGACACCAGACCGCCCGGCATGGGGTCGACGGTAATCTCCCACGTGTCCGGCTCGTCCCCCGACATCACCGTGTACTGACGGATCTGCCGAGCGCCGTCGCCGACGATCATTGCGACCGAAATATACTGTCCAGCAGAATAGTTCACCATCGAAACACCCGTACCGCCTGCCAGCGTGAACGTCCACACTCCCGGCGCGACCTCATGGCGACCGACCACCGTGAGCACATGCCACACGCGTCCTGCCGCAACCTCGGCCCGGTCGTACATCGCCGCTTCCTGCGCGATCAGCGAGTCGGCCATCAGCCAGTACACCTCGTCCCAGGCAGCCGCGACCTCCGGGGTCACGGCGTCACCGAGCACGTCGCCGATGGCCCTGAACAGCGCCCGGTGCACCAGGTCGTAGTGCACCCGCGAGATACCCAGGGACGCATGCTTCGCGGCGATCCGCGACATCACCCGGTCGACCGGCGGTGCATCCTCGGTGACCAGCAGGGTGGCGAACGCCGCGATCGAACCGGCCAGGGCCTTCTGCTGCTCGCCGTTCGCCTGATTGGACCTGTTGAACAGGTCGGACTCCAGCGCGGGCACCCCGTCGAACAGATGACGGTAGAAGACCTCACTGATCTCCCCCAGGTGCTCCCCCACCACCGGCAACGTAGCCTCGATGATCGGAAGCGAGTCCGGCGACAGCAGAGACGAATTCGGTGCGGACGCCCTCCCGGTTCCGGTGTCGCCGGCGCCCACGACGACGGAGGGCGCGACAGTGGAGATGCCGACGGGGGCGACTACGATAGACATGAGGAAATCAGAGACCTTTCGGGACCGACCGGTTACCGCAATACAGCATCACCGATCCCCCCACGACAGGCAATTTGTGAAGTTCGGGGCAATTGCCCGGTTTAGATCGGCCTGAGCGCCCACTCTTCGTCCTGATCCGCGGGATCCCGTCTCGAACCCGCGGGAACGGGCGCTCAGGCCGACAGGATCAGCCGTTCACCGGCGTGTGTTATCCAGAAGCCATGAGCGCAGGTTCCCCCGAATCAGAGTCAGCTTCCGGCACGCAGTTTCCGATCGGCACGACGACCGCGACCATCCGGGCGATGGCGGCAGGGCTCGCGCCGAGCGAACGCCGCGTCGCCGACGTGTGCGTGGAGCGGCCGCGCGAGGTGGCGTGGTGGTCCGCGGCGGATCTCGCGGAGGCGGCATCGACGTCGACCGCGACCGTGGTGCGCGCGTGCCAGAATCTCGGTTTCACCGGCTTCCAGCACGTCCGGATGCTGCTGCTGCGCGACCTCGGCGCGGAGACCTCCACGACGCCGCAGGACGCCTCGCCGCCGGGCAGCATCGGCGTGCTGCAGGCGATCGTCTCGGAGGTCGGTTCGGACCTGTCCGGAGGTCTGGCGCCGCTGTCGGAGAAGTCCTTCGACGACACGGTGCGCGTACTCGCGAACGCGCGGCGAATCTTCGTCGTCGCGAACGGCGGCTCGGCACCGGCAGCCGCCGCCTTCGCGGTTCGGATGCTGGTCAACGGCAGGATCGCCGAGGCACCCACCGACACCGTCGTCCAACTGTTCGCGGCGCGGACCCTGACCGCCGACGACGTCTGCGTCGCGGTCAGCGACTCGGGCATGAACGCGTACACGATCGACGCGACGAGGGCCGCCCGCGCGGCCGGCGCGTACGTCGTCGGCGTGACCGGCCATGCCCGGTCCACGTTGGTCGAACTGTCGGACTCCGCGCTGGTGATCGGGAACGGGTCGGGCCCGTACGCCGGGCACGGGGTGTCGGCGACAATCATCCAGCTGACGTTCCTGTTGGGGCTACAGGTCGCGGTGTCCGAGGTCGACGGGGCGACCACCGACGCCGCCACGAAGAGCCTGGAACACTTTGCCGCCCTGATGAATCCGCCGATCATCGAGAACGAGCCGACGGACCGCATCTAGCCCACCAAACCTCATCGTTCGTTGCTGGACCATTCAGTTCACGTTCACCTTCGACTGGCTAACTACTCGATGTAATGAGAATTCCGAATCGAGCCGATTCGGGTAATCACGTTTCATCGGGAGAGGGTCATGGGCAGTATTCGAATCGAGGGCCTGGGCAGGAGCTTCGGCGGCGTCACCGCCGTCGACGACATCTCGATGGAGATCCAGGACGGCGACTTCCTGGTGCTCCTGGGCCCCTCAGGCTGCGGCAAGACCACGCTCCTCCGAATGATCGCCGGACTGCTGGAGCCGACCAGCGGACGCATCGTCCTCGACGGCGAGGACATCACCTCGGCGCCCGCGCGCAAGCGTGACGTCGCGATGGTCTTTCAGAATTACGCGCTCTACCCGCACCTGTCGGTGGCCCGCAATCTCGGTTTCCCGCTCAAGGTGCGGAAGGTCGAGAAGAGTCAGGCCGCGGAACGGGTCGACGAGGTCGCGCGCCAACTCGAGATCGCGCACCTGCTCGACCGGAAGCCGAAGGAACTGTCGGGCGGCCAGCGACAGCGCGTGGCCGTCGGGCGCGCGATCGTCCGCAATCCCAAGGCGTTCCTGATGGACGAACCCCTGTCCAACCTGGACGCCAAGCTGCGGACCGCGACACGACGCGAACTCACCGACCTGCACCGACGACTCGGCGCGACGTTCGTGTACGTCACCCACGACCAGGTCGAGGCGATGACGATGGCGACCCGGATCGCGCTCCTCAACGGTGGCGCCGTCGAACAGATCGGCACCCCGGAGGAGGTCTACGACCGCCCGGCCTCGGTGTTCGTCGCCGGCTTCCTCGGCAGCCCCGCGATGAACCTGCTCGACGCCACGGTCCGCAC
This window contains:
- a CDS encoding error-prone DNA polymerase; translated protein: MGWGNGPPTWAEMERVLSGRPRRDSEFPGDGGDSPAWSRKRGDYRGATSRPVGATVPYAELHTHSAFSFLDGASPPEELVEEAVRLGLDAIALTDHDGLYGVVRFAEAAKELNMRTVFGAELSLDAAPRTGIPDPDGTHLLVLARGQEGYRRLSRQIAAAHLAGGEKGKPRYDYDALTEAAGGHWQILTGCRKGHVRSALAAGGPEAAAAALHDLVDRFGADRVTVELTHRGLPEDDEINARLAELAGRQGLSVIASTAAHFAGPSRRRLAMAMAAVRARQSLDEAAGWLAPTGGAHLRSGVEMARLFAQYPQAVSGAAELGLECAFDLRLIAPQLPPFDVPDGHTEASWLRELAMRGARRRYGPPSSNSAAYEQIEHELGIIERLNFPGYFLVVHDIVSFCKDNDILCQGRGSAANSAVCYAIGITNVDPVRNQLLFERFLSPERDGPPDIDVDIESDRREEAIQHVYTKYGREYAAQVANVITYRGRSSVRDMARALGFSQGQQDAWSKQVSRWSGVGAETGTDIPSAVLELAAQIEGFPRHLGIHSGGMVICDRPIADVCPVEWAHMENRSVLQWDKDDCAAVGLVKFDLLGLGMLSALHYMIDLVAEHKGIAVDLAQLDLSEQAVYEMLQRADSVGVFQVESRAQMATLPRLKPRNFYDLVVEVALIRPGPIQGGSVHPYIRRRNGREPVTYDHPCLEKALERTLGVPLFQEQLMQMAVDVAGFTAAEADQLRRAMGSKRSPEKMERLRGRLYDGMRELHGITGEVADRIYEKLYAFANFGFPESHSQSFASLVFYSSWFKLHHPAAFCAGLLRAQPMGFYSPQSLVADARRHGVTVHGADVNASLPHATVEAAGTEVRLGLGEVRNIGTALAERIVAARDEDGPFTSFLNLTGRVELSTAQAESLATSGALGCFGISRREALWAAGAAAGERPDRLPGMGASTRAPTLPGMSDIELAAADVWATGISPDTYPTEFLRPQLEALGVIPASRLLDVPDGDRVLVGGAVTHRQRPATAAGVTFVNLEDETGMVNVVCSVGLWAKYRRLANSAPALLVRGRVQNAEGAVTIVADHLQLMDLRMPTKSRDFR
- a CDS encoding serine hydrolase domain-containing protein, whose product is MGQRDSELNAVLRDVTAAGGAGQVPGVVAMLTDRNGTVFEGAAGLRSVGDTQQPMTLDTVFAMFSTTKAITGTAVLQCVEEGLVDLDAPAARYLPEIGKLQVIDGFDASGAPVLRAPRREITTRMLLLHTAGLGYSFFDETYHRLAVEHGQPSIITGTRASLETPLLFEPGERWQYGSNIDWAGLVVEAVRGERLGDVMAERIFAPLGMTDTAFTLDPTMNSRRATIHQRRPDGTLEPLDLVLPQDPEVHMGGHGLYSTAGDYTKFLRMWLGDGAGEHGRVLAPDTVRQAVLNGLDGQQVTMLPGVEPELSHDAEFFPGRRKSWAYTFMVNDEDAPTGRPAGSLGWAGLANLYYWIDRRSGIAGFWATQILPFVDPASIGGYLDFETITYRSLDRK
- a CDS encoding AraC family transcriptional regulator; this encodes MSSTFDPRTRDERAAGLVTDWDEIKQWSDAVYMPYEVRPVGRALAPASSMFSAEIGEMTLTRFSYGIPVTIGEFAPEAGNILVLTTLAGWTRHEITAKSSVDLTTGETFVADCSRVDYRFDADAAHLQLNLTIPHRMLADLALSWWGWMPDDRLWRHKCVIGGPGGPWLGLMEYVTRTLSSARNLVDHERVRLNLQELIAAQLLAEWAADAGIDPVSTSGVRAPGYVRRAVRYIEDNAQDLPTVSEVAGSVGVSVRALSGAFREYLGITPRDCLREQRLQGVRRELSSSTSTVAAAAGAWGYVNMGVFAAAYRRRFGENPSDTLSRAQG
- a CDS encoding GDSL-type esterase/lipase family protein, which codes for MNDVRVCFVGDSFVAGVGDSEYLGWAGRLAAGTARAGLTAYNLGVRRQTSSEIRDRWLGECTPRLPSGCEGRVVFSFGVNDTTVENGSVRVDPARSVENLAAVLKECGSVGWRALVVGPPPIADVGQNERTARLDRSFADVCLGAGVPYVAVFAELSGNAVWAEEVRNGDGAHPDSGGYRELAELTRPAWDTWIADS
- a CDS encoding DUF4261 domain-containing protein, coding for MPALAMLFRDRLDADVTAEALTAQMRLDWPDVELSGLAVDRDESADRDGPVCLDLDGRMIALLTVPSPVGDDVADIAGHSRLWPKEVPAPTDYTAHTIVTVLRPGSADEDAIADAVLLSRVVASLVALSGTIRAVYFGSANHIILPALFRDLVKDVLPEPPLLAWVAINVGRRPDGVMTGHTRGLDMLDLPDIEIPDTPESAGDTFDRLTGITSYLLEEGPVINDGDTIGSTEVAEIVVDHAPSDIDPERTVLRLRFDAGQSKRKRGWFGRRR
- a CDS encoding globin domain-containing protein codes for the protein MSIVVAPVGISTVAPSVVVGAGDTGTGRASAPNSSLLSPDSLPIIEATLPVVGEHLGEISEVFYRHLFDGVPALESDLFNRSNQANGEQQKALAGSIAAFATLLVTEDAPPVDRVMSRIAAKHASLGISRVHYDLVHRALFRAIGDVLGDAVTPEVAAAWDEVYWLMADSLIAQEAAMYDRAEVAAGRVWHVLTVVGRHEVAPGVWTFTLAGGTGVSMVNYSAGQYISVAMIVGDGARQIRQYTVMSGDEPDTWEITVDPMPGGLVSNKLIAEAGIGYPLVVSIPSGTAYPVRNDNPVVLGSSGVGSSLTVAILQEMIAVRDTRPVYVVHVDKDEQSFAHRNRILGLLEAYPGYSWLETYYVDDAEEAVPLLRDREWDSGAEVYLCGSPRFMRQVRRIAVVKGISPEKVHYEVFAPDSWFGFD
- a CDS encoding MurR/RpiR family transcriptional regulator, which translates into the protein MSAGSPESESASGTQFPIGTTTATIRAMAAGLAPSERRVADVCVERPREVAWWSAADLAEAASTSTATVVRACQNLGFTGFQHVRMLLLRDLGAETSTTPQDASPPGSIGVLQAIVSEVGSDLSGGLAPLSEKSFDDTVRVLANARRIFVVANGGSAPAAAAFAVRMLVNGRIAEAPTDTVVQLFAARTLTADDVCVAVSDSGMNAYTIDATRAARAAGAYVVGVTGHARSTLVELSDSALVIGNGSGPYAGHGVSATIIQLTFLLGLQVAVSEVDGATTDAATKSLEHFAALMNPPIIENEPTDRI
- a CDS encoding ABC transporter ATP-binding protein, whose amino-acid sequence is MGSIRIEGLGRSFGGVTAVDDISMEIQDGDFLVLLGPSGCGKTTLLRMIAGLLEPTSGRIVLDGEDITSAPARKRDVAMVFQNYALYPHLSVARNLGFPLKVRKVEKSQAAERVDEVARQLEIAHLLDRKPKELSGGQRQRVAVGRAIVRNPKAFLMDEPLSNLDAKLRTATRRELTDLHRRLGATFVYVTHDQVEAMTMATRIALLNGGAVEQIGTPEEVYDRPASVFVAGFLGSPAMNLLDATVRTVDGAVCALAPGMRADLWPGETEDLDVVLGIRPEHLRVGDNTESVCLTATVDSVENLGSEEIAYCTVGDTTVCVRSPRPIAMKPLQILTLTADPQHVHLFDRASGRRIEWIDVPQHTDVPVSSARSLTHA